The following are encoded together in the Kribbella sp. CA-293567 genome:
- the folP gene encoding dihydropteroate synthase, which yields MGVVNVTPDSFSDGGEWFEPTAAIEHGRELLAEGADLLDVGGESTRPGAERPAPAEELRRVLPVIETLAAEGALISIDTMRADVAALALDAGAVMVNDVSGGLADPEMLGLVADRGTPYVCMHWRGHSAEMQQRAQYADVVPEVVAELALRLEAIAAAGVDLNRVALDPGLGFAKNADHNWEVLRRLREFAVLERPLLIGASRKAFLGRLLADEETGEPRPAVRRDDASAAVSALAAAAGAWCVRAHAVAPSADAVRVARRWGAV from the coding sequence ATGGGCGTCGTCAACGTGACCCCGGACTCGTTCTCCGACGGCGGTGAGTGGTTCGAGCCGACCGCCGCGATCGAGCACGGGCGTGAACTGCTGGCCGAAGGCGCCGACCTGCTGGACGTCGGTGGGGAGTCCACCCGGCCGGGGGCCGAGCGGCCGGCGCCGGCCGAGGAGCTCCGCCGGGTGCTGCCGGTGATCGAGACGCTGGCCGCCGAGGGAGCGCTGATCTCGATCGACACGATGCGCGCCGATGTCGCCGCGCTCGCGCTGGACGCCGGGGCCGTGATGGTCAACGACGTGTCCGGCGGGCTGGCCGACCCGGAGATGCTCGGGCTGGTGGCCGACCGGGGTACGCCGTACGTCTGCATGCACTGGCGTGGGCACTCCGCCGAGATGCAGCAGCGCGCGCAGTACGCCGATGTGGTGCCCGAGGTGGTCGCCGAACTGGCCCTGCGCCTCGAGGCGATCGCCGCGGCCGGAGTGGACCTGAACCGGGTCGCGCTCGACCCCGGACTGGGCTTCGCGAAGAACGCGGACCACAACTGGGAGGTGCTGCGCCGGCTGCGCGAGTTCGCCGTCCTGGAAAGGCCGTTGCTGATCGGTGCCTCACGGAAGGCGTTCCTGGGTAGGCTGCTCGCCGACGAGGAGACCGGGGAGCCTAGACCGGCCGTACGACGAGACGACGCCAGCGCGGCCGTCTCCGCCCTCGCCGCCGCGGCCGGAGCCTGGTGTGTCCGGGCTCACGCGGTGGCACCGAGTGCGGACGCGGTCCGGGTTGCGCGCCGGTGGGGAGCGGTATGA
- a CDS encoding nuclear transport factor 2 family protein, which translates to MTEEPGGTRRGTGASAETVVLNANTAFYNAFEAGDLDLMAAVWLPEPDPVCIHPGNAAIYGYSEMMRAWAMIFANTPYIQFFLTDVQVRVDEDVAYVTCTENVLSSGEGAPEEGFAGGKALATNVFRRTGSGWRLWIHHASPVLSSGGRQEEAE; encoded by the coding sequence ATGACCGAAGAGCCGGGCGGTACGCGACGGGGTACGGGTGCCTCCGCGGAGACCGTGGTGCTGAACGCGAACACCGCGTTCTACAACGCGTTCGAGGCAGGCGACCTGGACCTGATGGCGGCGGTCTGGCTGCCGGAGCCCGATCCGGTCTGCATCCATCCGGGCAACGCGGCGATCTACGGGTACTCCGAGATGATGCGGGCCTGGGCGATGATCTTCGCCAATACGCCGTACATCCAGTTCTTCCTGACCGACGTACAGGTAAGAGTTGATGAAGACGTGGCCTACGTCACCTGTACGGAGAATGTCCTGTCGTCGGGCGAAGGGGCACCGGAGGAGGGTTTCGCGGGGGGAAAGGCACTGGCCACCAACGTCTTCCGCCGGACCGGTTCCGGCTGGCGGTTGTGGATCCACCACGCCTCCCCGGTACTGTCGTCCGGGGGTCGACAGGAGGAGGCAGAGTGA
- the folB gene encoding dihydroneopterin aldolase, which yields MSGPVLPSEVRPPDVIEIRGIRGFGRHGVFEHERTDGQEFVVDVRLELDTRPAAASDRLVDTVNYGLVAEQVHAAIESDPVDLIETLAQRIADLCLADRRVTATAVTIHKPSAPITVPFDDVVLTVQRRAGESS from the coding sequence GTGAGCGGTCCCGTACTGCCCTCTGAGGTGCGGCCCCCGGACGTGATCGAGATCCGCGGCATCCGTGGATTCGGGCGGCACGGTGTCTTCGAGCACGAGCGGACCGACGGGCAGGAGTTCGTCGTGGACGTCCGGCTGGAGCTGGACACCCGGCCGGCCGCCGCCTCCGACCGGCTGGTGGACACCGTGAACTACGGGCTGGTGGCCGAGCAGGTGCACGCGGCCATCGAGAGCGACCCGGTCGACCTGATTGAGACACTGGCCCAACGGATCGCGGATCTGTGCCTCGCCGACCGGCGGGTGACAGCCACCGCGGTGACCATCCACAAACCATCGGCGCCGATCACGGTGCCTTTCGACGACGTTGTCCTGACCGTGCAGCGCAGAGCCGGAGAATCCTCGTGA